In Desulfomonilia bacterium, a single genomic region encodes these proteins:
- a CDS encoding M24 family metallopeptidase has protein sequence MPRILDPKDPFYINNPARVKEIQAEMAKAGIDVYIGSRIRTISWVIDAFCPWRSYLIIPAQGDPTLFTFVIDAVRLGDETWLDEDHVRAYAPMGGMDQISAISDFVKDDLGLTKGRIGYEDGMATYTAEGHLSHYEYTMLSQALDGFEFVNAIEIIDSLSIIKDIGTINRFREASRIVDEGHKAARAALENGGWKGMTETVIAGIAALAMRKNGSVSEWNFAGLNEISSGYRTGLGACTPPTTREFKAGEPLMLDFHAMFKLALGDHSHNYLIGPATPRQRWHADNFTGLVSLVLDNYKAGVTPSKLAELMMQFAEDRGCADFVVPGCEHGIGLFGDEWRIGAKNDGPIPFWTNPDHVYQENELLICAMQYAAPSEGIGFRYENPILILKDGCEYMSKYPLAIEEIN, from the coding sequence ATGCCCAGGATTCTTGACCCCAAAGACCCGTTTTATATCAACAACCCCGCACGAGTAAAAGAGATTCAGGCCGAAATGGCAAAGGCTGGAATCGACGTCTATATCGGCTCCAGGATAAGAACCATAAGCTGGGTGATAGATGCATTCTGCCCATGGCGCAGTTATCTTATCATCCCTGCACAGGGAGACCCTACTCTATTCACATTCGTAATCGACGCAGTCAGGCTTGGAGACGAAACATGGCTTGACGAAGACCATGTCAGGGCATACGCCCCTATGGGCGGCATGGATCAAATATCGGCAATCAGCGATTTCGTAAAAGACGATCTGGGTCTGACAAAGGGCCGTATCGGCTATGAAGACGGCATGGCGACCTATACGGCTGAAGGCCACCTCAGCCACTATGAATACACCATGCTGAGTCAGGCGCTCGACGGCTTCGAGTTTGTCAATGCCATAGAGATAATTGACAGCCTTTCCATAATCAAGGACATCGGCACGATCAACCGTTTCCGTGAAGCATCACGCATCGTCGACGAAGGCCATAAGGCTGCCAGAGCTGCTCTGGAAAACGGCGGCTGGAAGGGTATGACCGAAACTGTTATAGCCGGCATCGCGGCATTGGCCATGAGGAAGAACGGCAGCGTATCCGAATGGAACTTTGCAGGACTTAATGAAATATCCAGCGGGTACAGGACCGGGCTCGGAGCATGCACACCGCCTACCACAAGGGAATTCAAGGCAGGCGAACCGCTGATGCTGGATTTTCATGCCATGTTCAAACTGGCATTGGGAGATCACTCCCACAATTACCTGATAGGCCCAGCGACACCCAGACAGAGGTGGCATGCCGACAACTTCACCGGCCTGGTAAGCCTGGTCCTTGACAACTACAAGGCGGGCGTCACCCCTTCAAAGCTTGCCGAGCTTATGATGCAGTTTGCTGAAGACCGCGGCTGCGCCGATTTTGTCGTGCCCGGATGCGAACACGGGATAGGTCTCTTCGGTGATGAATGGAGAATAGGCGCAAAAAATGACGGGCCTATCCCGTTCTGGACAAATCCCGACCATGTCTATCAGGAAAACGAACTCCTCATCTGTGCCATGCAGTACGCGGCTCCATCCGAAGGAATCGGGTTCAGATATGAGAATCCCATCCTTATCCTGAAGGACGGCTGCGAATACATGTCGAAGTATCCATTGGCGATTGAGGAGATCAATTGA
- a CDS encoding uroporphyrinogen decarboxylase family protein, whose product MTSRERLIATVAFEPLDRPFRMETTGFWNETLDKWHSEGLPPEINDEMTAYMYSGFDLQLPIIMGVHLNPGFDPLFDEEVISMDGEHIIKRDSSGSIIKEHTDHSSAIPTWLESPVKNRKDWEDIKWRLNPDSPGRLSEAEILLGLEGTADWPLTVYIPGLFGTHRHLMGFTNLMIAYRRQPDLIHDIARHWVDLWKKVILKIAEKRRPDLVSLWEDMCYKNGPIISPKLFDTFMAPYYKELLTYLKNELEIPIIGVDTDGDMKLLIKPFVDAGVNMIWPFEVNAGMDILNIRKEWPKEFAIWGGIDKLELAKGKDAIYAEVMRVVPEMLKKGGYIPGLDHNVPPDVSFEDWNYYVGLVRELGESLAGS is encoded by the coding sequence ATGACATCACGTGAACGCCTCATTGCAACTGTTGCATTCGAGCCCCTGGACAGACCTTTCAGGATGGAAACAACGGGGTTCTGGAATGAGACGCTGGATAAATGGCATTCTGAAGGTCTGCCGCCTGAAATAAATGACGAAATGACTGCTTATATGTATTCAGGATTTGACCTTCAGCTTCCGATTATCATGGGCGTTCACTTGAATCCAGGTTTTGATCCACTGTTTGATGAAGAAGTAATAAGCATGGACGGCGAACACATCATCAAACGGGACAGCTCGGGTTCCATAATCAAAGAACATACCGACCATTCAAGCGCCATCCCGACATGGCTTGAGTCTCCGGTAAAAAACAGGAAGGACTGGGAAGACATCAAATGGCGCCTCAATCCCGATTCACCTGGAAGGCTTTCCGAGGCCGAGATACTGCTCGGCCTTGAAGGCACTGCCGACTGGCCCCTCACCGTTTATATTCCGGGACTTTTCGGCACACACAGACACCTCATGGGCTTCACAAACCTGATGATAGCCTACCGCAGACAGCCGGACCTGATTCACGATATCGCACGCCACTGGGTTGATTTGTGGAAGAAAGTAATCCTGAAGATTGCCGAAAAGCGCAGGCCTGACCTTGTAAGCCTCTGGGAAGACATGTGCTACAAGAACGGTCCCATAATTTCTCCGAAGCTTTTCGATACCTTCATGGCGCCTTATTACAAAGAGCTGCTTACTTATCTCAAGAATGAACTGGAAATACCTATCATAGGCGTCGATACGGACGGAGACATGAAGCTTCTTATAAAGCCTTTCGTGGATGCCGGGGTCAACATGATATGGCCGTTCGAAGTAAATGCGGGCATGGATATACTGAACATCAGGAAAGAATGGCCGAAAGAATTCGCCATATGGGGCGGAATCGATAAGCTTGAATTAGCAAAAGGAAAGGATGCGATATACGCAGAGGTAATGAGGGTTGTGCCTGAAATGCTTAAAAAGGGCGGCTATATACCGGGCCTTGACCACAACGTACCGCCTGATGTGAGCTTTGAGGACTGGAATTACTATGTAGGCCTCGTCAGGGAACTGGGAGAATCACTGGCGGGCAGTTAA
- a CDS encoding glycosyltransferase translates to MGIIYYLCPDYKTPVGGVRVMYRHVDILNKSGLPASILHRHNRFRCTWFENDTKVSYIGKVKLGTSDFLVIPENYSMLYVNPLSRPKASKYFRKVYETPAAKVIFNQNTYNTFGGHDFNTDIRKSIYFAKDLRGVMVVSDDNREYLKYAFPQLSVSRMHNYINREIFSYCETKKRQICFMPRKNSEHALQVISILKAADRLGDFEIVPIEGRTEAETAAIMKESLIFLSFGYPEGFSLPPAEAMSCGCIVIGYHGMGGREYFKPEFCFPVEMGDLLTFAGTVEEVLAINNREPARIIDMGKKASDHIRLTYTREREEEDVLSFWKDIV, encoded by the coding sequence ATGGGAATAATATACTATCTTTGCCCTGATTATAAGACACCTGTCGGAGGGGTCAGGGTGATGTACAGGCATGTTGACATACTCAACAAATCCGGACTTCCAGCTTCAATCCTTCACCGTCATAACCGATTCAGGTGCACCTGGTTTGAAAACGATACAAAGGTGTCCTACATCGGCAAGGTCAAGCTCGGAACAAGTGATTTTCTGGTAATACCCGAAAACTATTCAATGCTCTATGTCAATCCTTTATCAAGGCCCAAGGCATCGAAGTATTTCAGAAAAGTATATGAAACCCCGGCGGCAAAGGTCATATTCAATCAGAACACATACAACACATTCGGCGGCCATGATTTCAATACGGATATAAGGAAGTCGATCTATTTTGCAAAGGACCTTAGGGGCGTAATGGTAGTTTCAGATGATAACCGTGAATATCTCAAATATGCATTTCCTCAGTTGAGTGTCAGCAGGATGCATAATTATATAAACAGGGAAATATTCAGCTACTGCGAAACAAAAAAAAGACAGATATGCTTCATGCCAAGAAAAAATTCCGAACACGCGCTTCAAGTGATATCCATCCTGAAAGCTGCGGACAGGCTCGGTGATTTTGAAATTGTTCCCATAGAAGGCAGAACAGAGGCTGAAACAGCTGCTATAATGAAGGAATCGCTCATTTTCTTGAGCTTCGGCTATCCTGAAGGATTTTCATTGCCTCCTGCAGAAGCCATGAGCTGCGGCTGTATAGTAATAGGTTATCATGGCATGGGAGGCAGGGAATATTTCAAGCCGGAATTCTGCTTTCCTGTGGAAATGGGTGATCTGCTCACATTTGCCGGAACAGTCGAGGAGGTTCTTGCAATCAATAACCGTGAGCCTGCAAGAATAATCGATATGGGAAAAAAGGCATCGGATCATATCAGGTTGACTTACACAAGGGAAAGGGAAGAAGAGGATGTCCTCTCCTTCTGGAAAGACATTGTTTAA